The genomic DNA TCTTGCTGGTGCCTTGTTATGAGCTTATTTTCACCTAATTGCGATGGAAAGATCTTATTCCTCAATTGCCAGGCTTGAATGTTCATATTTAACAGATGTTAGCAGATGTTACACTGAAGGCCCGTATGGACACACATGTAAATAATATAATTGCACTGTTTGTGCAGGTAAACACTTGTGTAACCCAGAAGTTGTAATCGTTTTATTGCTTCACTTCTTCCTGGTGTTGGGAATAACAACCTGTCATTGCATTCTTCACCTGAGTATTCTCATTGTAGGTGTGGCGTTTGCGACATTGCGTGTTCATTTTTCTAGTGACCTCAAGTTGCGTGGTGTGGCTGGGTTTGCACACACAAGACCTGAATGTCCAGTTTTATACAGAGTACAAATGGCGGGTAGCTTTGAAAACGTTGCAATGTGCAGTGTTGTGGGTGGCAGGTTAGCAAGGTTAATGTGCGGGGGAATAATTGGAGTAACACTCCACTCATTTAGTCATTTGTTTAGAAGTTTTATATTTAATTAATGACTTTCGTAGTGTAGATGAGTGCTACCTTCTGGGCACagctatttaaaaatatatatgcgaTCTCCATCATTCCTTGTGTGTGTAAAGCGAGGAAAGGGAGACGTTTATTATTTGGAGTTAATTTGGAGCGTTAATCCTAAACCAGGGGGTCTTCCCTAGTGttaatcctaaaaaaaaaaaaaatacactatctTTCTATGAAGAGGCTTTTCCCGTGACCTCGGAAGGGAATGGCTttacgactggagttggccaccccggtTTTAAGATATGTTATGCTGAAGTGCCATAGGACGCACACACAGGGTAACTATACAAACGCTGTATCTGCCGTTCAGGATGTTTTCTGCTGTTTATCCCCATACGCTTTGCAGTCTATAGAATGACCCCCCAAAAAATGAGCTTTGTTTATTTTGACCCTTTCCCAGAGGCACCATAATTTGGACGTACCTCAAAACCCTTTACAGTTCCAGATTACTGGGATCCATGTCAGGAAGTGATTTTAAGTGTTTCATTATCAATCATTTCCTGCTTAAGAGCTCTTAAAAGCAGTACCCATtttaaactacaatccccagtaAGCTCCACCTTCTGTGCTGCACACGATGTGGGGGTGGCAAGAGCCCTTAAAACCTGCCCAAGCATGTTCTAACAAGGACATGATACTGAAGCTTTCTACACACCATCTCCTCCTCTCAGGTAAGCACTTACCTTCATCTTTTCCCCCCTACACTAATAAGCCTACTAGCTGCATTCCCAGCCCGAACATGAGAGCTTTCCCTCATTTAAATACCCAACGCTTTAAGTTGTtatgacatttatttatttttctccataatttttttttttcaagaagtGTTTTTGCGGAACATGTTTAAGTGCATAAGCCACTTCttgggtgtttttatttaattattttttatttttttacaaatttaAAGTAGAAGAATCCTATTCTGTTTTTGGTGAGAAGGCTACcatttattaataatatattGTCTTAACTAACCAATACAAGTCTTGCTTCAACTTGAAGGGGTTAGATGGAATGTAATGCAATATTTGTTGTTAAAAGATCAGCAGGTGCATGGGTAATGCATTGTTTtataacccccacccccccataatAGTGAACAGTGTCACAAATAACTTAGTCTACATTTGGATAGGAACGGACGTCAAATAACTTGCCCTGTTCACGCCTTCCCCTACACAGCCACATCCAGGATGGGTGGTCACTTTGATTTATTACAGTATAGGGGACATTTTGGATTCTAACACGGCATTCAGTTgtgttgtatttgtttttttttatttatatatattatatattattataatatatatatatatatatatatatatatatatatatatatatatatatatatatatatataataataaaaaataatcatcCCAGGAATATTAATAATTCCAAAGAGCGCACAGAAGAATATGGGGTAGAACAGCCCAAATATGCACTTGCCCCTTGAACCGAATCCCAGTTTTATATTGGAGTTCAGAGAGTCACGTTACGCACCActcctgtgtatatgtgtgtctctgtctctcgcgctctctctccggCTGAAACTGGAGGACTCGTTTTCATCCATAGTGAAAGCTTGTTGGCTTCTCTTCCATCTCCAAAGTAGTCTGTTCCTCATTTTTAATTTGTAGCGTTCACTGCTAATAATAAGTCAACTGGagcattttgtattgtattgtagacTTTCACAAGCAGCGGAGGGTCCTGACTGCCCAGCCCATGTTACCCTTACTACTTACTGTATACAGCACGAGTagcaaactccagtcctaaaggaccaccaacagcaggccaggttttcagggtatctctgcttcagcacaggtggctcagccataaTGACTccaccacctgcgctgaagcagggatagccataaAACCTGGCATGCTGTtagcagcccttgaggactgagtttgacaccCTGCTGTATATATACATTCTCATTTCTTATTCCAGAAGACTGGCGTTTAATGGTGACCTGGAAGCCACTTCACACTTCTCTCCAACTTCACTGTGtctctttttttaaaattataatAATTGACATCTTTTATATAAAGACACATTTTGTTTTCCTATATCCGGGAACCCTGCAAGGCCGCTGGGTTTGTTAATGTAAAGTACCGCCATTTTCGGATGTATAAATGATGTAATGTTGGCCGATGGCAAAGGATGTGCGGCGGGAGAACCTGGAACAACAGAAGTAGGAACAGTTACCGTTCCAATGCGTCCCCAAACGGAAGATACGGCCGGGCACATTTACCGGAATCGCACTTCTTACCCTTTTTACATCACGGTAGTAGTTTCTATATTTGTTTATCCTGTGGTATGtcattgtgtgtttattttatttccttATTACAGAGTAGCATTATGGCCCGTTCAGTCAAAACCTTTGTCTTCCTGGACCTGGAAGCCACTGGCCTGCCGTGTGACCGCCCCAAGATAACGGAGATCTGCCTGGTGGCCGTCCATCTCTGCTCGTTGGAGAATCCAGTGGAAGACGAATCGGGAGAGCTGCAGCTCCCCCGGGTGGTGGACAAGCTCTGCCTATGTGTGGATCCAGGGAAGCCCGTCAACGAGGCGGCAGCCAAGATCACCGGCCTCCGGACCGAACATCTGTGTGATAACCAGAAGCAGAGCTTTGACCCGTGCCTCGTTAACCTGGTTAAAGAGTTCTTGAAACGTCAAGCTCAGCCCGTCTGTCTGGTGGCCCATAATGGGTTTGGCTATGACTTCCCTCTTCTGAAGACAGAGCTGCAGCAACAAGGGGGGGATTTCCCAGGCTCTCTGCTGTGCCTGGATTCCCTTCAAGCGTTCCGAAGGCTGGACAAGCAAGAGAACCACGAGGTCGAGAGTGTCAAAGGATACTACTCCCTTTCTAAAATGTACAAGCGCGCCTTTGGTAGGGACCCTGCCGATTGCCACTTTGCGGAGGGTGATGTGCTCACCCTCATCATGGTCTTCTTGTTCAGAGCAAGCGGCCTACTGAAGATGGCCAAGTCGAACTATAAGAAGTGGGGAGAGGTGAAACCTATGTATGGCCAACCTTCCGAAGAGTCTGACTAACAAGAGTCTCCTCCGTCCGCCATCACTTTCTATGCGATAGCGACGGTTTCACGGAAGCCTTGAATTTAGCTCCATCAAAAAGAGTAACTACCACATGTTT from Ascaphus truei isolate aAscTru1 chromosome 21, aAscTru1.hap1, whole genome shotgun sequence includes the following:
- the TREX2 gene encoding three prime repair exonuclease 2 — its product is MARSVKTFVFLDLEATGLPCDRPKITEICLVAVHLCSLENPVEDESGELQLPRVVDKLCLCVDPGKPVNEAAAKITGLRTEHLCDNQKQSFDPCLVNLVKEFLKRQAQPVCLVAHNGFGYDFPLLKTELQQQGGDFPGSLLCLDSLQAFRRLDKQENHEVESVKGYYSLSKMYKRAFGRDPADCHFAEGDVLTLIMVFLFRASGLLKMAKSNYKKWGEVKPMYGQPSEESD